Proteins found in one Brevibacillus brevis genomic segment:
- a CDS encoding SGNH/GDSL hydrolase family protein, translating into MKIIILGDSLALPRPHRIKSFDPEVDKELAVHFDETYGCLLQNELLNAYPTVRFTVTNRAQRLTTIKDIAAQFGDHLFYFQPDVIVMQVGIVDCWIRDELGGKQLVNIVEFEQHYRAILTLLQKRPETKLIVVGICPTSIKMEKRYPGILQQINLYNQVLKSGENHHQVFFMEMESYINSHNPHVYLLPDDHHLNKKGNELISRRLVEIIKAFQENVTGCKMFETDAELSYKHFIKSYEIFPYFGDNLYNLIYLSYQMQDWGKTVEYIKFVRMNQIQHPALPQLVDMIKEQMNS; encoded by the coding sequence ATGAAAATAATCATACTTGGGGACTCGCTTGCCTTACCAAGGCCACATCGAATAAAAAGTTTCGATCCTGAAGTGGATAAAGAATTGGCCGTTCATTTTGATGAAACTTACGGTTGTTTGTTACAGAACGAACTACTGAACGCATACCCGACAGTTCGGTTTACTGTTACCAATCGTGCGCAACGGCTTACAACCATTAAGGATATAGCTGCCCAATTTGGCGATCATCTTTTTTACTTTCAGCCAGATGTTATCGTTATGCAGGTAGGCATTGTTGATTGCTGGATAAGAGATGAGCTTGGTGGTAAACAACTGGTCAATATTGTCGAATTTGAACAGCATTATCGTGCTATTCTTACCCTTTTGCAGAAACGGCCAGAAACCAAACTTATTGTCGTGGGAATTTGCCCTACTTCTATTAAGATGGAAAAGCGCTATCCAGGAATCCTGCAGCAGATAAACTTGTACAATCAAGTATTGAAGAGTGGAGAAAATCATCACCAAGTATTTTTTATGGAGATGGAGTCGTACATTAACAGTCACAATCCTCATGTCTATCTCTTGCCAGATGATCATCACTTGAATAAGAAAGGCAATGAATTAATCAGTAGACGTCTTGTAGAGATAATAAAGGCATTTCAAGAAAATGTTACAGGTTGCAAGATGTTTGAGACTGATGCGGAGCTTAGCTACAAGCATTTTATAAAATCGTATGAAATTTTTCCGTACTTTGGTGATAATTTATACAATTTGATTTACTTATCTTACCAAATGCAAGACTGGGGAAAGACAGTTGAGTATATAAAATTTGTTCGGATGAATCAAATACAGCATCCAGCCTTACCTCAACTTGTGGACATGATAAAGGAGCAAATGAACTCATGA
- the fliS gene encoding flagellar export chaperone FliS — MLQNAAQAYQSNQATTATPADLTLMLYNGALKFIKQAKSAIEEKNVAKAHEASLKVQNILYELMSTLKSEYEISKEFGMLYEYMLQRTIEANIRKDLDILNEVEDLFIQFRDTWKEAMQLAKRQG, encoded by the coding sequence ATGTTACAGAATGCTGCTCAGGCGTACCAATCAAATCAAGCAACAACCGCAACTCCTGCCGATTTAACACTGATGCTCTATAACGGTGCGCTAAAGTTTATCAAACAAGCCAAAAGCGCAATCGAGGAAAAAAATGTAGCGAAAGCTCATGAGGCATCACTCAAAGTACAGAACATCTTGTACGAACTAATGTCTACCTTAAAAAGTGAATACGAAATCTCGAAAGAATTCGGTATGCTCTATGAATATATGCTCCAGCGTACAATCGAGGCAAACATTCGGAAGGATCTCGATATACTGAATGAAGTGGAAGATTTGTTCATCCAATTCCGTGATACATGGAAAGAAGCTATGCAATTAGCAAAAAGGCAAGGGTAA
- a CDS encoding HD-GYP domain-containing protein, with product MAEVKPSHSLIGTTLAQDVYNEYGLLLLPAGANLHLSDIRLLEAHQVEAVHVTTDSEAPEMPFPLLHWSEAEAAKAYMVAVQKTEYLFNQLANGDTPRLQQFSDAVHPMLDQVLHHMRFLRFIYLNEGTESYTYRHSLHVGIVAALIGKIIGLPQRDVHFLGLAGLLHDIGKMKIPDELLSKPERLTDEEYTIMKKHTVYGYELLRTMDDADDLLAQCALMHHERWDGSGYPLGQKKDGIPFECQIISVADTFDAICTDRVYRKGTSPFEAANVLWESACTGQLNPMIVSRFIHYIILLYVGSHALLNNGDHVEIIMIHTDEPMRPLVRRGNDFIDLRLQRSLRIQRMIS from the coding sequence ATGGCCGAGGTAAAACCTTCCCATTCACTTATCGGAACAACGCTCGCTCAAGACGTCTACAATGAATACGGTCTGCTTTTATTACCCGCTGGTGCAAACCTTCATCTTAGTGATATCCGACTGCTAGAGGCTCATCAAGTGGAAGCCGTACACGTTACGACTGACTCGGAAGCACCCGAAATGCCTTTTCCTCTCCTTCATTGGAGTGAGGCAGAGGCTGCAAAGGCCTATATGGTAGCCGTACAAAAAACCGAGTATTTATTTAACCAGCTCGCAAATGGGGATACTCCCAGACTGCAACAATTTAGCGACGCTGTTCATCCGATGCTCGACCAAGTTCTTCATCACATGAGGTTTCTGCGCTTCATTTATTTGAATGAAGGAACAGAAAGTTATACGTATCGCCACTCCCTGCATGTAGGTATCGTGGCAGCCTTAATCGGAAAAATCATAGGATTGCCGCAACGTGATGTTCATTTCTTGGGCCTTGCAGGTCTTCTCCATGACATCGGCAAGATGAAAATTCCCGATGAGCTGCTGTCCAAGCCAGAACGTCTGACAGACGAAGAGTATACGATTATGAAAAAGCATACCGTATACGGCTACGAGCTCCTGCGCACCATGGACGATGCCGACGACTTGCTGGCACAATGCGCTCTGATGCACCACGAACGTTGGGATGGAAGTGGATATCCTCTCGGACAAAAAAAAGATGGCATCCCTTTTGAATGCCAAATCATCAGTGTCGCAGACACATTTGATGCGATATGCACAGACCGCGTGTATCGGAAGGGAACCTCTCCCTTTGAAGCCGCGAATGTTCTGTGGGAGTCAGCTTGTACAGGCCAATTAAATCCGATGATTGTATCTCGTTTTATCCATTACATTATCTTGCTTTACGTCGGCTCCCATGCGCTTTTGAACAATGGCGACCACGTCGAAATCATTATGATTCATACTGATGAGCCTATGCGGCCTCTCGTTCGTAGAGGGAATGATTTTATAGACCTGAGACTCCAGCGTTCCCTACGCATTCAAAGAATGATCAGTTAA
- a CDS encoding basic amino acid ABC transporter substrate-binding protein, protein MRIGTNWFKSLALVVGVGVLLAGCGSGGQQTSGSGGASGGSGDKVYVVGTDAAYPPFQMLEADKISGHDIDVMNAIAEAGGFKIEWKNTGWDPLFDGLDKGTVDIGISSITITEKRKEKYDFSDSYFEANQLILVAEDSPVTKLADLKGKKIGVQAATTGEEVVKKAFGDTYEGLKGYDDMPSSVDDFFNGRVDAVIGDNGVLSYYVNKVKDKKFKLIKDDSFEKEFYGIIVKKGNADAMNKINDGLKKIKENGKLQEIYTQYFGNK, encoded by the coding sequence ATGCGTATCGGGACAAATTGGTTCAAATCGCTCGCGTTGGTCGTCGGTGTGGGGGTACTCCTCGCAGGCTGTGGATCGGGTGGTCAGCAAACGTCTGGCAGTGGCGGAGCAAGTGGTGGCTCGGGTGACAAGGTGTACGTAGTCGGTACAGATGCGGCATATCCACCGTTCCAAATGCTTGAGGCTGACAAGATTAGTGGCCACGACATCGATGTGATGAACGCGATCGCAGAAGCTGGCGGATTCAAGATTGAGTGGAAAAACACAGGGTGGGACCCGCTTTTTGATGGACTGGACAAAGGGACGGTTGATATTGGGATCTCGTCCATTACGATCACGGAGAAGCGCAAGGAGAAATACGATTTTTCGGACTCATACTTTGAAGCGAATCAACTCATTCTGGTAGCGGAAGATTCTCCAGTGACGAAGCTGGCAGATTTGAAAGGAAAGAAGATCGGGGTTCAAGCTGCGACCACGGGTGAAGAAGTGGTCAAAAAAGCGTTTGGAGATACGTATGAAGGCTTGAAGGGCTATGACGATATGCCATCTTCCGTCGATGACTTCTTTAATGGTCGAGTCGATGCAGTGATTGGCGACAATGGCGTTTTGTCATACTACGTGAATAAAGTAAAAGATAAGAAGTTTAAGCTGATAAAAGATGATTCCTTTGAAAAGGAATTTTACGGAATTATCGTGAAAAAGGGCAATGCCGATGCGATGAACAAAATCAACGACGGATTAAAAAAGATAAAAGAAAATGGAAAGCTGCAGGAAATTTACACCCAGTACTTTGGCAATAAGTAG
- a CDS encoding cold shock domain-containing protein: MQGKVKWFNAEKGFGFIEREDGDDVFVHFSAIQSDGFRSLDEGQAVEFDIVEGDRGPQAANVVKL, encoded by the coding sequence ATGCAAGGCAAAGTAAAATGGTTTAATGCAGAAAAAGGGTTTGGATTTATTGAGCGAGAAGACGGTGATGACGTATTTGTCCATTTTTCGGCGATTCAGTCTGATGGATTTCGTTCGTTAGATGAGGGACAGGCTGTAGAATTCGACATTGTGGAAGGGGACCGCGGTCCACAAGCGGCGAACGTCGTGAAGTTATAA
- a CDS encoding Gfo/Idh/MocA family protein: MISLGIIGTGSIAPHYIQAIHWLNQHRETEIKVIAAVNRTEASNERARNVLGIPKTYTSIHDMISAEKLDGIIVAVPFPSIYEVTMNLIPTRIPLLIEKPPGLTMEQTRQLSQLARMHQASVMVGFNRRFYSVVDQAKRLIEESGGLLGMRMDVFERYRLLRENGYPSEKLEKLFTANSIHCIDLIRYYCGDLDAIHAFSNQSSEEPFNHRYAALIVAKRNIPITFQAYWHSMGNWNYELYLQDGKIQFTNMEEALVSFRNKEPYRLTPNQVDRDTKPGFAEQMMHFLNQVIHFSGNAGYEGEMSIHDAVNTMALVESLQT, from the coding sequence ATGATATCGCTAGGAATAATAGGTACGGGGTCAATAGCCCCCCATTATATACAAGCCATCCATTGGTTAAATCAACACAGAGAAACGGAAATAAAAGTAATTGCAGCTGTTAATCGCACAGAAGCCAGTAATGAAAGAGCAAGAAATGTGCTAGGCATCCCAAAAACTTACACTAGTATTCACGATATGATTTCTGCGGAGAAACTGGACGGTATTATCGTTGCTGTTCCTTTTCCTAGCATTTATGAAGTAACTATGAATCTAATTCCTACGCGGATTCCCCTGCTAATTGAAAAACCGCCGGGTCTAACTATGGAGCAAACCCGACAATTGTCGCAGTTAGCGAGAATGCATCAGGCAAGTGTAATGGTAGGATTTAACCGCCGCTTCTATAGTGTAGTCGATCAAGCGAAACGACTGATAGAAGAATCAGGCGGTCTGCTGGGAATGAGAATGGATGTTTTTGAACGCTATAGACTATTGCGAGAAAACGGTTATCCTTCAGAGAAATTAGAGAAGCTGTTCACAGCTAATAGTATTCATTGCATAGATTTAATACGCTATTACTGCGGGGATCTTGATGCCATTCATGCTTTTTCTAATCAATCGTCTGAGGAGCCTTTTAATCATCGATATGCAGCATTGATCGTCGCAAAGAGGAACATACCGATTACATTCCAAGCGTATTGGCATTCAATGGGGAACTGGAATTACGAATTGTATTTGCAGGATGGAAAAATTCAGTTTACCAATATGGAAGAGGCACTAGTTTCTTTTCGAAATAAAGAGCCTTATCGTTTAACCCCCAATCAAGTGGATCGGGATACAAAGCCAGGATTTGCTGAACAAATGATGCATTTCTTGAATCAGGTAATACACTTCTCCGGTAATGCAGGTTATGAAGGTGAAATGTCCATCCATGACGCAGTAAATACGATGGCTCTCGTAGAATCGTTGCAAACGTAA
- the flaG gene encoding flagellar protein FlaG translates to MDVGSVQGFGKSKAHNNFPQTNSQPQEQSVPVKEHQQNNKNLEQEIAGINKWLQSTSSHVKFTLHEDLNEYYVQVINDQTNEVIREIPSKKVMDMVAKMHEMIGILVDEKR, encoded by the coding sequence ATGGACGTTGGATCAGTACAAGGATTCGGGAAATCGAAAGCGCATAATAATTTTCCTCAAACGAATAGTCAGCCTCAGGAGCAATCGGTACCGGTAAAAGAACATCAGCAGAATAATAAGAATCTAGAACAAGAAATAGCTGGCATAAATAAATGGCTTCAATCAACTAGCTCGCATGTGAAGTTTACCCTTCATGAAGATCTCAATGAATACTATGTGCAGGTCATCAACGATCAAACAAATGAGGTCATTCGTGAAATTCCTTCAAAAAAAGTAATGGACATGGTTGCGAAGATGCATGAAATGATCGGAATACTAGTGGACGAGAAAAGATAG
- a CDS encoding motility protein A has translation MSTKRRSLVLIGAVLLIFIHAVYLNGTLSDLLNVTAIELVALSVVMSYAVKRKHLDLKKIWRLLIHGRQSNVEETIKRFYYYALVQKEQGYIALEKELHQEPDSFVQRGCLLAVEGVPEEELRLILENELKGEQYRYQQSAGFFRLISLLAPGMGLVGTLLGMTGVLKSLEDMALTGHSLSAAVVATLYGALLANLFALPCYYRLMDLYDREMFEKRLFIEGCVGLQRMETPRLLFEKLNSFLPGDQKLVLIKEAGSMKGTIERQDRYA, from the coding sequence GTGTCCACAAAACGCCGCTCACTCGTCTTAATCGGAGCCGTCCTCCTCATCTTCATACACGCGGTCTACCTAAACGGAACCTTATCGGACCTCCTCAATGTAACCGCCATCGAGCTAGTCGCGCTCTCCGTAGTCATGTCTTACGCAGTCAAACGCAAGCATCTCGACTTGAAAAAAATCTGGCGCCTGCTCATCCACGGCCGGCAAAGCAACGTTGAAGAAACGATCAAGCGCTTTTACTACTACGCGCTCGTCCAGAAGGAACAGGGCTATATCGCGCTCGAAAAGGAACTGCACCAGGAACCCGATTCATTTGTCCAACGCGGATGCTTGCTGGCGGTCGAGGGTGTTCCGGAAGAAGAGCTGCGTCTGATCCTGGAGAACGAACTCAAGGGCGAGCAGTATCGTTACCAACAGTCAGCAGGGTTCTTCCGCCTCATTAGTTTGCTGGCACCAGGGATGGGGTTGGTCGGTACGCTCTTGGGGATGACGGGCGTACTGAAGTCGCTCGAAGACATGGCCTTGACCGGACACAGTCTGAGCGCAGCGGTCGTAGCGACGCTGTATGGCGCGCTCTTGGCGAACTTGTTCGCGCTGCCTTGCTACTACCGCCTGATGGACTTGTACGACCGGGAAATGTTTGAAAAGCGTCTTTTTATCGAAGGTTGTGTTGGTCTCCAGCGCATGGAGACACCACGCTTGTTGTTTGAAAAGCTGAACTCATTCTTGCCAGGTGACCAAAAGCTGGTGCTGATTAAAGAAGCAGGTAGCATGAAGGGCACGATTGAAAGGCAGGACCGCTATGCATGA
- a CDS encoding amino acid ABC transporter permease, whose product MDWSVIYDYRELFIRGIINTILLTAVATVCGTFLGLFISLGKMSSKRILRWTCSIYVELFRGTPMLVQILLIHFAVIPSIWGILYPGASSPEAIYSGFVALSLNAAAYMAEIFRAGIQSIDPGQMEAARSLGMNKGLAMRQIILPQAFTRMLPAIGNEFIALLKDSSLLAVIATPELNYAAMNVAKSTFERYPPYLTEAAVYLVLTLFLSRVVVRGLEKKYSTR is encoded by the coding sequence TTGGACTGGAGTGTCATCTACGACTACCGTGAACTGTTTATCCGAGGCATTATTAATACGATTTTACTTACGGCAGTGGCTACGGTTTGCGGAACTTTTTTGGGGTTGTTCATCAGCTTGGGCAAAATGTCCTCCAAGCGAATCTTGCGTTGGACCTGTTCGATTTACGTAGAGCTGTTTCGGGGAACTCCGATGCTGGTCCAAATTTTGCTGATTCATTTTGCGGTGATTCCGTCGATTTGGGGTATTCTGTACCCAGGAGCGAGTAGCCCTGAAGCGATTTATTCAGGCTTCGTCGCGCTTTCACTCAATGCGGCTGCCTATATGGCGGAAATCTTTCGAGCTGGTATCCAATCGATTGATCCGGGGCAAATGGAAGCGGCACGATCACTTGGCATGAACAAGGGGCTTGCCATGCGCCAAATTATACTTCCGCAAGCGTTTACGCGAATGCTGCCCGCGATCGGAAATGAGTTTATTGCTCTTTTGAAAGATTCATCCCTTTTGGCAGTAATCGCGACACCGGAATTAAACTATGCAGCCATGAACGTGGCAAAAAGTACATTTGAGCGCTACCCCCCGTATTTAACGGAAGCGGCAGTTTACCTGGTACTTACGCTGTTCTTGTCCCGTGTAGTCGTGAGAGGACTAGAGAAAAAATATTCCACGCGGTAA
- the fliD gene encoding flagellar filament capping protein FliD, which yields MGIRLSGMASGMDTEKIIKDLMKAQREPVNRLQRTKYSTEWKRDAYREMNTVFADFQNSVKNLRLSSSFNKKVATSENDSIASVKVVGQTSLSSYTIEIENPAVVGKPATAAFTSTLPDTKTAIGSTFDLTLKKDSSAASTVVKIEDKDTIETIIGKINSSNSGVKATYFNNQFVLSSDDGSNFTVQAPAGNSLGLKDATATKTDGTPASFKINGVSYTSDKNTITFDGMEISLKQANKNAPITINTKSDEDTIYNMVKDFVDKYNAVLETVNKKISEPKYKGYQPLLDEEKEALPEKTAEKMDLMAKSGILLRDPILSSALSELRRATSTPLQIDGVNKAFDTLSEIGIGGPPSGKNAYQENGKLFINETKLREAIRNNGEDVMKLFTSFSNEKNDLGKKYNESGVAERLYGQLSEVMDKIKIEAGSSGSIYDDSYLSKKIEQTNKDIDRWEDRLKMIENRYWKQFSSMEKAMSKSQSQGSWFAQMLGQR from the coding sequence ATGGGAATCCGTTTGTCAGGTATGGCTTCAGGAATGGATACGGAGAAAATTATTAAAGATTTGATGAAGGCTCAAAGAGAGCCTGTTAATCGTTTGCAACGTACTAAGTACAGTACTGAGTGGAAACGTGATGCTTACCGAGAGATGAATACGGTCTTTGCAGATTTTCAAAACTCGGTGAAAAATCTGCGTTTGTCTAGTAGCTTTAACAAAAAAGTAGCGACATCCGAAAATGACTCTATCGCTTCAGTAAAAGTTGTGGGGCAGACATCATTGTCCAGTTATACGATAGAGATAGAAAACCCGGCAGTAGTTGGAAAACCTGCTACTGCTGCGTTTACTTCAACTTTACCTGATACGAAGACAGCTATCGGGTCAACATTTGACTTAACACTCAAAAAGGATTCAAGTGCGGCAAGTACAGTTGTTAAAATTGAGGATAAAGATACGATTGAAACGATTATCGGTAAAATTAACAGCTCTAACTCAGGTGTGAAAGCTACCTATTTCAATAATCAATTCGTATTGTCTTCAGATGATGGTAGTAATTTTACTGTACAGGCTCCAGCTGGGAATAGTTTAGGATTGAAGGATGCAACCGCGACGAAAACAGATGGCACACCTGCTTCCTTTAAAATTAATGGAGTATCCTACACATCTGATAAAAATACAATTACTTTCGATGGCATGGAAATTTCATTGAAGCAAGCCAACAAAAATGCGCCAATAACGATTAATACGAAGTCTGACGAAGATACGATTTACAACATGGTGAAAGATTTCGTCGACAAGTACAATGCTGTCCTTGAAACGGTTAATAAAAAGATTTCAGAACCAAAGTACAAGGGTTACCAGCCGTTGTTGGATGAGGAAAAAGAAGCATTACCTGAAAAAACGGCTGAGAAAATGGATCTCATGGCAAAAAGTGGTATACTTCTGCGGGATCCCATTCTATCAAGTGCCTTAAGTGAACTTCGCAGAGCTACAAGTACTCCTTTGCAAATCGATGGTGTAAATAAAGCTTTTGATACATTATCCGAAATCGGTATTGGCGGTCCACCAAGCGGGAAAAACGCATATCAAGAAAACGGAAAGTTGTTCATCAATGAAACCAAACTTCGCGAGGCAATTCGGAACAATGGCGAAGATGTAATGAAACTGTTTACAAGTTTCAGCAATGAAAAAAATGACCTTGGAAAAAAATATAATGAGAGTGGCGTTGCTGAGCGCTTGTACGGTCAATTGAGTGAGGTCATGGATAAAATAAAAATCGAAGCTGGGTCATCTGGATCTATTTACGACGATAGCTATCTTTCTAAAAAAATCGAGCAAACCAACAAAGACATAGATCGTTGGGAAGATCGCCTTAAAATGATCGAGAACCGTTATTGGAAACAATTCTCTTCAATGGAAAAAGCTATGTCCAAGTCACAATCACAAGGCTCATGGTTTGCACAAATGCTAGGCCAGCGTTAA
- a CDS encoding flagellar protein FliT, with translation MEMTINALLGELLQATQRLEQTVTLKDSDAEEWLAILDEREVLIGTLKERVEEVELTPAQRVQMVEIHEINQRVIPLIEGRKQGVQQQLNTLQRSKLAMNTYNEAGPNGYGAFFDRKK, from the coding sequence ATGGAAATGACAATAAATGCTCTCTTGGGGGAGTTGCTTCAGGCTACCCAACGCCTAGAGCAGACTGTGACGCTGAAAGATTCAGACGCTGAGGAATGGCTTGCGATACTCGACGAGCGAGAAGTATTGATCGGCACTTTGAAAGAACGTGTAGAAGAGGTGGAGTTGACACCCGCCCAACGTGTGCAAATGGTAGAGATTCACGAGATCAACCAACGCGTAATTCCTTTGATCGAAGGGCGGAAGCAAGGCGTCCAGCAACAACTTAACACCCTCCAACGCAGCAAGCTCGCAATGAATACGTACAACGAAGCAGGTCCAAACGGCTATGGTGCCTTTTTCGACCGCAAAAAGTAA
- a CDS encoding OmpA family protein, with product MHDERLYDEKELEKSWLLSYSDLITLLFVIVIIIAAMQTKSIQSQKEDVQKEKASLKQVHESLDLLNLQKLELQREVYQLEARQKELKGEKVKEGSEDTVNVPKPPMGMSDSSERDMETVRNQLSSALAELNLDYEETEEGLRIRLPETILFTSGSADLQAQGKQVVGTVAGVLKRFEHKVRIEGYTDDVPILRSSFQSNWELSSARAISVMREMVDANSLPASRFTVAGLGEYKPLVDNSNAENRAKNRRVEIVILGEK from the coding sequence ATGCATGACGAACGGTTATACGACGAAAAAGAGCTAGAAAAAAGCTGGCTGCTTAGCTACAGTGACTTGATTACGCTGTTGTTCGTGATCGTGATTATTATTGCGGCGATGCAGACGAAGAGCATTCAGTCACAAAAGGAAGATGTCCAAAAGGAAAAAGCGAGCTTGAAGCAGGTGCATGAGAGTCTCGACCTGCTCAACCTGCAAAAGCTGGAGCTGCAGCGAGAGGTCTACCAATTGGAGGCTCGCCAGAAGGAGCTCAAGGGCGAAAAAGTAAAAGAAGGCTCCGAAGACACCGTAAACGTGCCGAAGCCGCCAATGGGCATGTCTGACTCGAGTGAGCGCGATATGGAGACGGTACGCAACCAGCTATCCTCCGCTTTGGCTGAGCTGAATCTCGACTACGAGGAGACCGAAGAAGGCTTGCGTATCCGTTTGCCGGAAACGATTTTGTTTACGAGTGGTTCGGCAGACCTACAGGCCCAAGGGAAGCAAGTCGTCGGGACGGTAGCGGGGGTGTTGAAGCGCTTTGAGCACAAGGTGCGAATCGAGGGCTATACAGATGATGTGCCGATCTTGCGCAGTTCCTTCCAATCCAACTGGGAGCTGTCTTCGGCGCGTGCGATCTCTGTCATGCGTGAAATGGTGGATGCAAACTCCTTACCGGCGTCTCGGTTTACCGTGGCTGGCTTGGGTGAATACAAACCGCTTGTGGACAACTCCAACGCGGAGAACCGTGCGAAAAATCGTCGGGTAGAGATCGTGATTTTGGGGGAAAAATAA
- a CDS encoding putative motility protein, translating to MNAVQLKQAVTISLTKQVQETAQAQASIMLEGFAKTQQNVQAAQASHPSLGKTIDIRA from the coding sequence GTGAATGCCGTACAATTAAAGCAAGCTGTTACTATTAGCTTGACGAAGCAAGTGCAGGAGACTGCGCAAGCACAAGCTTCCATCATGTTGGAGGGTTTTGCTAAGACGCAGCAAAATGTTCAAGCGGCTCAGGCAAGTCATCCATCTCTTGGAAAAACGATCGATATTCGTGCATAA
- a CDS encoding Gfo/Idh/MocA family protein, which yields MSMSTIGIIGLGPMGHRYVEAIQMLPEPVKIAVTDLRTDVIEQAKAKYPKQEFSVYTNHEDMLKSEQLDVLIIATNGPSHYSLFLDAIKFGVNRVICEKPIATSIHQAQEMVSIAREKGVKLAVNHGRRWAADYLLLREKLKSGVIGPVESMMFSMGGGQMGCNGTHFIDLASFLLDDKVEQVCGFLNDEGVPNPRGANFKDPGGYAIIHFSAGTRMFFELTEDLGIPPVLVINGKYGRITVNELQRSYFIEARNEQDRELPVTRYGTPLHETQTCKLELNIIEFCQNLLMNMLQDHIPANPQFAVDALETVIGIHYSHHLGNKVINLPITDEEYCNKLFSFT from the coding sequence ATGAGTATGAGTACCATAGGGATTATTGGCTTAGGACCGATGGGACATAGGTACGTAGAAGCAATTCAAATGTTGCCTGAACCAGTTAAAATCGCTGTTACAGATCTAAGAACAGATGTGATCGAACAAGCAAAGGCAAAGTATCCGAAACAGGAATTTAGTGTCTACACCAATCATGAGGACATGTTGAAGAGTGAGCAGCTAGATGTCTTGATTATCGCTACAAATGGACCTAGTCATTACTCTTTGTTTTTAGATGCAATAAAATTTGGAGTTAACAGGGTTATCTGTGAGAAACCTATTGCCACTTCAATTCACCAGGCGCAAGAAATGGTGTCGATTGCACGTGAAAAAGGAGTGAAGCTAGCTGTCAATCATGGTCGGAGATGGGCGGCTGACTACTTACTTTTACGGGAAAAATTGAAATCTGGCGTTATCGGTCCTGTAGAAAGCATGATGTTTTCTATGGGAGGTGGTCAAATGGGGTGTAATGGTACTCACTTTATTGATCTTGCCAGTTTCCTATTGGACGATAAGGTTGAACAAGTATGCGGATTTTTAAATGATGAAGGTGTACCGAATCCAAGAGGAGCAAATTTTAAAGACCCTGGTGGATATGCCATTATACACTTCAGTGCTGGAACTCGTATGTTCTTTGAATTAACCGAAGATCTTGGCATTCCTCCTGTGCTAGTTATTAACGGGAAATATGGGCGGATTACTGTTAACGAGCTCCAACGATCTTATTTTATAGAAGCGCGGAATGAGCAGGATCGGGAACTTCCTGTCACTCGTTATGGGACACCTTTACATGAAACGCAAACGTGTAAACTGGAGTTAAACATTATTGAGTTTTGCCAAAATCTATTAATGAACATGTTACAGGACCACATACCAGCCAATCCTCAATTTGCTGTCGATGCGTTAGAAACAGTCATTGGGATTCATTACTCTCACCACTTAGGTAACAAAGTAATCAATTTACCTATAACCGATGAAGAATATTGTAACAAACTGTTTTCGTTTACGTAG